Genomic window (Candidatus Diapherotrites archaeon):
TTTAAATGTTTTTACTAGCGGCTGTTTTTTCTTTGCTTTTTGGGCCATTTTTTTATTGTGTTGAAGCAGTAACTGAATTTTGGCAGTTCACCAAAAACAATGTTTCCCAGCTCTTTTGAAAAGTATTTTTGCCTTGCTTTCATTTTTTGCAGTAATGTTTTCCTGGCAAAATGCATGTCGTAATACTCTAATTTTTTTTCAATGAGAGCCTCATTAAAAGCAATCCCTTTCTCTTTAACCAAAAAAAACAAGTCATAAAAATCCCTTGCCTTGTCCCTGCTAAAAATTGCCCTTACCTTTTCTGCCCCGACCTCCTCCAAATCCATGCCCTGAATATGCTTTACAGGCAACTGGTATGCAGGAAAATCAGCTTTTATAGGCAAAGCCTTTTTTGTGATGGGTTCACGCCTGCTTATTTCAACATACACCCTGCACAAATCAATTTCCCCTGTATTAAGGGGCCCTTTGGCGCTTATCCTGAAAGATAAACTTCTTTCATTGTCTGCAATTATTTTCAGCTTATTTTCTATTCCAAAAAGTTCTAAGTCTTTTGAAACCGTTTCAGCAGTGTTATTTAATCCTTTTTCTGAAACAGTGAAGTCGAGGTCTTCAGAAAACCTTTTCAGGCCGTGAAAAAACCACAAATAGGTTCCTCCCTTGAAAACAACAGGTTTTTCTGCAATAATTGCAAGAATCAATGCTTGAACGTAATGCTTTTCCTGCTGCCATGGCTTCAGACCATTAATTTTTGCAAGCCTAATTAAAGTTTCCTTGTCAATCATTTTCCATCATTTCTTTTATTTTTTTGCTGCTCTTCCCTTAAAGGCTTTCAGCAAGCCTTTGACCTTTGAAAAATCCAGTTTTTCAGAATATTCAATTAAATCTTTCTTTGCGTACAAGTTAAGGTAAAAGCCATCAACAAATGCTTTCCCAGGCTCTGCAACAAAAACATAACTCTTGCCTTTAAGGTGTTTCCTGTAACCAAAAAACAAAGAACTTGGAATCTTATGGTAAACAATGCCTAACCCTTCATATTTCAAAGAGTTTTTGGGCGTAACGCATTCAATGTTCCTTGGAATTTGCTTAATTATACCGTGAAACAAAAGAGCTGAATCAAGAGAAACATAGGAAGGCTCAACCAACTGCGTTGCAATAACATGACTGTCATTTTCAAACGAAATCACGCCCTTCAAAACCCTGACAGCCAAGCCTTTCTCTACAAGGCGGGAAGAATAAACAGTGGAAATCGCCTTGCTTTTTCCAATGAGATTGGCGAGCTGTTGGACAGAAAACACAGAGCGGCCTGAACTCCACGCAAGGTCCCTGATCCTGTACAAAGACAGTTCTTTCACTCAACATCACTCCAAAATAACAATATTGTTATATTGGAATGACAGAACACTATTTAAGCATTTCTTTTCAAGCAGAGCCAAAAACAAAAAAAATAAAAAAAAGAGAAGGAATTGGAATTCCTTCTTTTAGCCTAATTTTTTTTTTAACTGCACAGGAATCCGAAGAATCCCCATGAGGAAGCGTCTTTGGTTGACGTGGTAGAACCTGTTTGCGCATTGACTTCTGCTGTCCCGGTTGTTTCTGATCTAATGAATCCAAGGCACGTCTCTTTTACCTTGACTTTTGCCTTGTATTGAACCATCTTGCCTTTCTTTGTCAGCTCGAATTCATCAGGAATTGAATCAGATACAATCTCTGATTTTTCTGTGAGTTTCATTTTTGCGATTTTTGGTGTAAGGTCAATTTGGGTTACCGTGCCGTCAACTGCACTGAGTTCTCCGTCGCTTATTTGCACTGAAAGGCTTGTTGTGGCTTGAGTTCCGTCAGCTGAGGCAATTGTTACATTTATTGGATCGCTTGACACCTTGATTTTTTCCACTGTTTTCTCAATGGTTTTAACCTGCGCTTCAACTGTATTTGTAGATTTTATGTCCATGTCCACTGGCACTGCGTTGTCTTCAATTATTGCATTTGCTGTAATTTTTGCTTTAGGCCCTATTTTAATTAATTTAACTCTGTCGTAAGGCCCTAGCTCTGGATTTGCGCATTCTTCTTTGATCTTGTTTAATCCTGCTCTCACGCACGCCCTGAAATCTTGTGTTTTTGGGTCTGGCTGGATTTCTCTGCAGTCCTCTTTAATGTATGTCGTACCTTTAGAGCACATTTCTTGTTTTGTGCTGATGCCGCATTTAGGCCAGTAGCCTGTTGTCTCTCCTGCCATGAATTCCTTGCTTGAAGCAACTGCATCATTGCTGCAGTAGTATGTCACCCTGTTCACTTTAATTGGGTTTGCTGTTTCTTTGATTTCGCAGGCATCATCTATGTAATAGTCGTTGCCTTTGCTGCACTCGTCTTTTTTGTTGCTTCCGCAGTTGCCGTTGTAAGAAGGCGCTGAAACCTTGAATGTCTGCACTATTTCGCCTGTTCTGCAGTCAACTATTCTTCTTTTTATATCTTTGATGTTCATCATGAGCTGTTTTTTTGTTGGATACATGTCATCTGCCACATACAGTTGCCTTACCGTGTCTGCTCTACCTTCTGTTGCTACCTGATCTTCTATGCTACCGTCTTCTGTTGAAGGTGCTTCTGTCAGTTTTGCTTTTGAAACTGCAACCCATCCAAGCATTGGAGCGATTGCTGAAGTTTTACTTGCTTGAGCTTCCCCTGGCTTTGATGGTGTTACTGCTGGCAGTGAATCTTTTACTATTGCCGGCAATAGCTTTTTGCATTCTTTCATTAGTTCTTCTCTGAGTTTGGCGCACTTGTTGGGTTCTGCTATTACTGGATAATGCACATTAAAGAAGGTTTTCTTTTGAACTGTTTGACCGTCAAATGCAAGCGTTGCATCAACATTGTATTTTCCTTCTGTTGTGAGTGTTGCTGCCGGAATTACGAATTGGTACTTTATTTGTAACAGTGAATTAGATGCTGTTACATTTTCTGTTGTTTCAGGTGTTTGGGCTTCGCTTGTGAGCTGCGCTACTTCCACGTCTTTTACTATATAGGCTGTTTCTTTTCCTGTTGGGTCAATTAATTTGGCTGAAACAGTTATGTTTTCTGTGGCTAATGTTTTATCTAAATTTACGACATAAGCTGTCCCTGAAATTAATTGGTCTTTTCCAATTGGCAATATATATTTGTCTGGTATAATGTCGGAAATGATTTTAGGCTTTCCTGTTACGCTGAAGACTGAAGACTTTGAGTCCTCCAGCGGGTTTGCTGTATCAGAGTATGTTGCTGTAACCACCATCTTATAGTATCCTTTTAGTCCTTCAAAGCTTATTTTAGGATAATAGCAGCTCTGAATGTTAGAGTTTTTGAATGGCAGACCTATTTTAATTGGCGAGACAACACTTATAGTTGATTTTGTTGTTGCCGCTGCAGTCTGTATCATTCCCTGACCTGATGGCTCCACTG
Coding sequences:
- a CDS encoding nucleotidyl transferase AbiEii/AbiGii toxin family protein, translated to MIDKETLIRLAKINGLKPWQQEKHYVQALILAIIAEKPVVFKGGTYLWFFHGLKRFSEDLDFTVSEKGLNNTAETVSKDLELFGIENKLKIIADNERSLSFRISAKGPLNTGEIDLCRVYVEISRREPITKKALPIKADFPAYQLPVKHIQGMDLEEVGAEKVRAIFSRDKARDFYDLFFLVKEKGIAFNEALIEKKLEYYDMHFARKTLLQKMKARQKYFSKELGNIVFGELPKFSYCFNTIKKWPKKQRKNSR